The stretch of DNA CCGGTTTGCCTGCCGGAATGGTCAGCGTGGCGGCTTTGGACCTGGCGGACCAGGCCAGCGTGAAGGAATTCGCTGCGGACTTCCTGGCCTCGGGTTTTGCGGGCGCTGATGTTGCCCGGGCGGGCCGCGGACTGGACATCCTGATCAACAACGCCGCCATCATGGCCAGCCCCGAGCGCCGGGTCGGGCCCGGCTGGGAGTCGCAGTTCGCCACGAACCACCTGGGCCACTTTGCCCTCACCAACCTGCTGTGGCCCGCGCTGTCCGCCGGGGGAGGCGCCCGGGTGGTCTCGCTGTCCTCCACCGGGCACAAGCTCTCAGCCATCCGCTTCGAGGACATCAACTTCGACGCCGGCTACGACAAGTGGCGGGCCTACGGGCAGGCCAAGACCGCCAACTCCCTCTTTGCCGTGCAGCTCGACGCCCTCGGCCGGGACCTCGGCGTGCGGGCCTTCGCCGTGCATCCGGGCGGGATCATGACCGAACTGCAGCGTCACCTCCCGCGGGAGGAAATGATTGCCGCCGGCTGGATGGATGCCCAGGGCAACGTCGACGCCCGGTTCAAGTCCGCTGCCCAGGGCGCCGCGACCTCCGTGTGGGCCGCGACGTCCCCGAAGCTTGAAGGCATGGGCGGCGTCTACTGCGAGGACTGTGACATCGCCGAACCGACCGTTCCCGGATCGCCGGAGGCGCGGATCAGGGGAGTGGACGCGCATGCGGTGGACCGGGCGGATGCCGCCCGCCTCTGGACGCTGTCAGCCGAGATGACGGGGATCAACGCCTTCGGCTGAGGTCCCCGGGCTGCCCGGGATTGCCGAGTGCGGGACGTGGAATAAGGCAAGCCCGTCTACTGAAGACAACGCGGGGTCAGATACGGACCGCCGAAGGGCATTGGATGGGCCGTATCTGACCCCGCGTTGCTCTGCAGTTGAGGATCGGCTAGGCGGAGTGGCGTTCCGCCTGTTCCTGGTTTCCGGGTCCATTGCCGACGTCCTGCCCGGCCGGGCACTCTGCCCCGGCGGTGGCTGCGGAGGCGGATCCGGACGCGGTCCGTGCCCCCGGCTGCTCCACGGTGATGCCGTACAGGGCCTCGAGGGCGGCGACGTAATCATCCTGCTGTCCGTTGGCGGCCAGTTCGCGGGCCCGGACGGTGGGGACGTGCAGGAGCTGTTTGACCATCCGACGGAGGGCGAATTCCACTTCCTCGGCAGCGGCGGTGCAGCCGTGGCGGGCGCGCACCTTCTCCATCTCGGCATCCAGCACGTTCATCGTGTGGCGGCGCAGCGCAACGATCGCGGAATCCACGGAGCGTGCCTCGCGTTCCTGCTCAAAGGCACTCGCGGCGCCCGCGACAATGCTGCTGGCCTGCGCCAGCGATTCGGCCTGTTCCTGCGGGGCAGCGAGCCGGACGGATTCCAGCGTCAGCAGCTCGACGCCGTCGAGCTCGCCGACCTTGGGATCGAAATCGTGGGTGAGGGCCAGATCGATGGCGATCAAGGGCTGGGGCGACGACGCCCGGACCCTGGCCAGCTCGGACGCTTCGACGCGCGCGTCCGAGCCGCTGCAACCGATCATGACGTCGGCCGCGGCGACGGCGGCCGGAAGGGTTTCGGTGTCCAGGGCCGTGCCGCCGCGGGTCGCGACGAAGCCTGCGGCGCGGCCCGAGGAGGAGTAGACGGAGACGTCGGTGCAGCCGCGTTCGCGCAGCAGCGACATCGTGGCGCCGGCGTAGGCGCCGGTGCCGAACACGACGGCCTTCTTGGCGGACCAGTCGGGGTTCTCGGAGAGGTCGGTGGCGAGGTCGAGGGCCACGGACACGACCGAGAGTCCGCGGGCGCCGAGCGCGGTCTGCGCGCCGACGTCCTTGGCCGTCTTGGAGGCCGCCTGGAACAGCCGCACGAGGCCCGAACTTGCCGTGCCTTCGGCCTGGGCGGTGATCAGCGCCCGGCGGACCTGCCCGGCGATTTCGCGTTCGCCGACGACGGCGGAATCCAGTCCGGAGCTGACCG from Arthrobacter sp. PAMC25564 encodes:
- a CDS encoding SDR family NAD(P)-dependent oxidoreductase, translating into MSEIGSVTPQHQIGSGFGRGSTAAEVIAGIDLSGKTAIVTGGYSGLGLETVRALSSAGARVMVPARRPEHAREVLDSAGLPAGMVSVAALDLADQASVKEFAADFLASGFAGADVARAGRGLDILINNAAIMASPERRVGPGWESQFATNHLGHFALTNLLWPALSAGGGARVVSLSSTGHKLSAIRFEDINFDAGYDKWRAYGQAKTANSLFAVQLDALGRDLGVRAFAVHPGGIMTELQRHLPREEMIAAGWMDAQGNVDARFKSAAQGAATSVWAATSPKLEGMGGVYCEDCDIAEPTVPGSPEARIRGVDAHAVDRADAARLWTLSAEMTGINAFG
- a CDS encoding glutamyl-tRNA reductase, with the translated sequence MVLFSLVATHADIDLETVARLSTGASELATSALAGSPAVAGAVVLATCNRFEIYGEAPHPGDVDAAREALIAQISGASGLNGQLVSRSFSTRTGPEVSQHLFSVSSGLDSAVVGEREIAGQVRRALITAQAEGTASSGLVRLFQAASKTAKDVGAQTALGARGLSVVSVALDLATDLSENPDWSAKKAVVFGTGAYAGATMSLLRERGCTDVSVYSSSGRAAGFVATRGGTALDTETLPAAVAAADVMIGCSGSDARVEASELARVRASSPQPLIAIDLALTHDFDPKVGELDGVELLTLESVRLAAPQEQAESLAQASSIVAGAASAFEQEREARSVDSAIVALRRHTMNVLDAEMEKVRARHGCTAAAEEVEFALRRMVKQLLHVPTVRARELAANGQQDDYVAALEALYGITVEQPGARTASGSASAATAGAECPAGQDVGNGPGNQEQAERHSA